In Gammaproteobacteria bacterium, the following are encoded in one genomic region:
- a CDS encoding YicC family protein produces the protein MLRSMTAFARQDASGEFGSLSLELRSVNHRYLECYVRLPDELRSLEPKIRERVAQQTFRGKVECNFSFKPATDTNQLRVNEDLCKNLIDLAEGIHRQMRNPGPLSPFDVLRWPGILHNPGVNMEALQNALTETIDKALDEFIATRSREGEKLREALQERLNAVSAIVAEVRVRLPETLQATQQRLKTRFDELQLQLDPSRLEQEMVLITQRSDVEEELKRLETHLIELQRILDDKSSQPVGRRLDFLMQEFNREANTLCSKSQDAHVTKLGIDLKVFIEQMREQVQNIE, from the coding sequence ATGTTACGCAGTATGACGGCTTTTGCCAGACAAGACGCATCTGGCGAATTTGGCTCATTGAGCCTGGAACTCCGCTCCGTAAATCACCGCTACCTTGAGTGCTATGTCCGCTTGCCCGACGAACTGCGCAGCCTGGAGCCCAAAATCAGGGAACGCGTTGCGCAGCAGACATTTCGCGGCAAGGTCGAGTGCAATTTCAGCTTCAAGCCCGCCACCGACACCAATCAGTTACGCGTCAACGAAGATCTTTGCAAAAACCTGATCGATTTGGCAGAAGGCATTCACCGGCAAATGCGCAACCCCGGTCCGCTGTCGCCGTTCGACGTACTGCGCTGGCCTGGTATTTTGCACAATCCCGGTGTGAATATGGAAGCCCTGCAAAACGCCCTTACCGAGACTATCGACAAGGCACTGGACGAATTCATTGCCACCCGCAGCCGCGAGGGCGAAAAACTGCGGGAAGCCCTGCAGGAGCGACTCAACGCGGTTTCCGCGATTGTTGCCGAAGTCCGCGTGCGCCTGCCGGAAACACTGCAAGCAACCCAACAACGGCTAAAAACCCGTTTTGATGAGCTACAGCTTCAACTGGACCCCAGCCGGCTGGAACAGGAAATGGTGCTGATTACCCAGCGCTCGGACGTTGAAGAAGAACTCAAGCGCCTGGAAACCCACCTGATCGAGCTGCAACGCATCCTCGATGACAAATCCAGCCAGCCCGTTGGCCGCCGCCTGGACTTCCTGATGCAGGAATTTAACCGCGAGGCCAATACTCTTTGCTCCAAGTCCCAGGACGCCCACGTCACCAAACTGGGCATAGACCTGAAAGTATTCATCGAACAGATGCGCGAACAGGTACAGAACATCGAATAA
- a CDS encoding serine/threonine protein kinase gives MGTKTILPLPAETKISHYQIKQVIGGGGFSIVYLATNLKTGAEVVVKEYMPAKLARRDADLSVHPKDFSTEKLYKLG, from the coding sequence ATGGGAACTAAAACGATCTTACCGCTACCGGCAGAGACCAAAATAAGCCACTACCAAATAAAACAGGTGATTGGCGGTGGAGGCTTTAGCATAGTGTATCTGGCCACCAATCTCAAAACCGGCGCCGAGGTGGTGGTGAAAGAGTACATGCCAGCCAAGCTGGCCAGGCGTGATGCGGATCTGAGCGTTCATCCCAAGGATTTTTCCACCGAGAAATTGTACAAGCTGGGAC
- a CDS encoding ATP-binding protein, with amino-acid sequence MRRLYAITQDSSMDLPTQLANLLRTSCDILDVDACSAIQIEDKHHVGHIISCQAHSHPPCNQGKTLHLNNSLALKTYQSNELLICQGSQIQDFRNSHVCRESDSNFYLGVPMIINNQRYGVLNFYAQQPPVKPFTTLDLEFVNLINAWVRSILERIIAQEHMEQAARSARAANDAKSYFLANMSHEIRTPLTTIIGYSENLTSLAYLKDDARKHLNTIIRAGRHLHELINDILDLSKIEAGQLLLEIVQTSPIATLQQAIQVIQPLAEAKKLKINLDISYPIPEFIYTDPTRLRQIVLNLCSNAVKFTEQGEITIRMRYLEPMAKLQFTVVDTGIGMTDEEMERILHPFTQADSSITRRYGGTGLGLYISQQLVEKLGGHMSFFSKRYQGSEFDFTIDVGDVSNVKLIHNEQPNNSATEHEFYLPYQQVDATALIVDDTTENRDLLKYYLNQIGLQVEEALNGMEALTILKYKSYDLVLMDTNMPELDGISTIKALRENGYKNAILSVSANALQQDFQRSQLVGANGYITKPIEPKKFYETIYRLLEKNDDSDPATQTAAQTDARFESLVSRFLDHLPEKLKALSDAVERQDWALATDISHNLKGLGGGYGFQAITEHAKVLNDELKNGRCEFAPQLCKQLVDVCNQILTNKSN; translated from the coding sequence ATGCGCCGGCTATACGCCATTACCCAGGATTCGTCCATGGATTTGCCCACCCAGCTGGCGAATCTGCTGCGCACCAGCTGCGACATTCTCGATGTCGATGCCTGCTCTGCGATTCAGATCGAAGACAAGCATCACGTTGGCCACATCATCAGCTGTCAGGCGCATTCTCATCCTCCATGCAACCAGGGCAAGACACTGCATCTGAATAACAGCTTGGCGCTGAAAACCTATCAAAGCAATGAGTTGTTGATCTGTCAGGGATCACAAATACAAGACTTCCGCAACAGCCACGTCTGCCGTGAAAGTGATTCTAATTTTTATCTTGGCGTACCCATGATCATCAACAACCAGCGCTATGGCGTACTCAATTTTTATGCGCAACAGCCACCGGTAAAACCATTTACAACGCTGGATCTGGAATTCGTCAATTTGATTAATGCCTGGGTACGCAGCATTTTGGAACGCATCATCGCCCAGGAGCATATGGAACAAGCAGCGCGCTCTGCACGCGCCGCCAACGATGCAAAAAGTTATTTTCTGGCCAACATGAGCCACGAAATTCGTACGCCGCTGACCACCATCATTGGCTACTCTGAAAATCTTACCAGCCTGGCCTACTTAAAAGACGATGCCCGCAAACATCTCAATACCATCATTCGTGCCGGGCGTCATTTGCATGAATTGATTAATGACATTCTCGATCTTTCCAAAATCGAAGCCGGCCAACTGCTGCTTGAAATTGTGCAAACCTCACCTATCGCAACATTGCAGCAAGCCATTCAGGTGATACAGCCCTTGGCTGAAGCCAAAAAACTCAAAATTAATTTGGATATTTCCTATCCGATACCTGAATTTATTTACACCGATCCCACCCGCCTACGGCAAATTGTATTGAACCTGTGCAGCAATGCTGTCAAGTTCACCGAGCAAGGCGAAATCACCATTCGCATGCGCTATCTTGAGCCCATGGCAAAATTACAATTCACCGTGGTTGATACCGGAATAGGCATGACCGATGAAGAAATGGAGCGTATTCTCCACCCATTTACCCAGGCAGATTCCAGCATCACCCGACGCTATGGCGGCACCGGATTGGGCTTATACATTTCGCAGCAACTGGTGGAAAAGCTTGGTGGTCACATGAGCTTCTTCAGCAAACGCTACCAGGGCAGCGAATTTGATTTCACCATTGATGTTGGCGATGTCAGCAATGTAAAACTCATCCACAACGAGCAACCAAATAATTCCGCTACTGAGCACGAATTCTATTTGCCCTATCAACAGGTGGATGCCACAGCGTTAATCGTTGATGACACCACAGAAAACCGTGATTTACTGAAGTACTATTTGAATCAAATCGGCCTGCAAGTCGAAGAAGCACTAAATGGGATGGAAGCGCTAACCATTCTGAAATACAAGTCTTACGACTTGGTGTTGATGGACACCAACATGCCTGAACTTGATGGCATCAGCACCATCAAGGCTCTTCGGGAGAATGGTTATAAGAATGCAATTTTATCCGTGAGCGCCAATGCATTGCAGCAGGATTTTCAACGCAGCCAACTGGTAGGCGCCAATGGCTATATCACCAAACCCATTGAACCAAAGAAATTTTACGAGACCATTTATCGCTTGCTTGAAAAAAACGACGATTCAGATCCGGCCACTCAGACTGCAGCGCAAACTGACGCACGATTTGAAAGTCTCGTGTCGCGTTTTCTCGATCATCTGCCAGAAAAATTAAAAGCACTGAGTGATGCGGTTGAACGTCAGGATTGGGCTCTGGCAACGGACATTTCGCACAACCTCAAAGGGCTGGGCGGCGGCTATGGTTTTCAGGCCATTACAGAGCATGCCAAAGTTTTGAATGATGAGCTGAAAAATGGTCGCTGTGAATTTGCGCCACAACTCTGTAAACAACTGGTCGATGTGTGCAATCAAATCCTGACTAACAAATCGAATTAA